In the Hordeum vulgare subsp. vulgare chromosome 7H, MorexV3_pseudomolecules_assembly, whole genome shotgun sequence genome, one interval contains:
- the LOC123408648 gene encoding suppressor protein SRP40-like yields the protein MTSAVASNLVPAAPAASAYGCRRASFGRDAHAPEETAPAAVVVVSSASPVHPAVAAPAISKDFIDFEFSLGGGGCAASMLPADELFADGKLLPLRRADADTAATAAAPEPEAAAATAPPARLLEAMPASPEPMRPIRGGAAAGAADQYVFSPKAPSCSSRWRELLGLKRAAAAQSPKSTPSQSQSPSPAAALAKTPGRTTATTGSSAARSLKFLLQRSNGGRASTGTASDLASAPLLRDSSDSEASLSLASSRFSHSSSSSSSGHDHDDVNPRFSLDSAADPNPPRLRLVRSSHRHSTSSRAAHSPARRRPSPPRQQDASRCLSVDSPRMNSSGKIVFQQGLERSCSSPCSLHAAARSRSMARAVDRSYSSGVRVAPVVLNVPVCSRPVFGFFKDKKESAASKDSSSSARSSSRASTLGRKQTPTPTAAQRWSGELPRPCG from the coding sequence ATGACCTCCGCCGTCGCGAGTAACCTTGTCCCCGCGGCACCCGCCGCGTCCGCGTATGGGTGTCGCCGCGCCTCGTTCGGCCGTGACGCGCACGCGCCCGAGGAGACGGCGCCGGCGGCTGTCGTCGTCGTTTCTTCTGCTTCGCCCGTGCACCCCGCCGTCGCCGCGCCCGCCATCTCCAAGGACTTCATCGACTTCGAGTTCAGCCTCGGCGGGGGCGGCTGTGCCGCCAGCATGCTCCCCGCGGACGAGCTCTTCGCTGACGGTAAGCTGCTCCCTCTCCGCCGGGCTGATGCTGATACTGCTGCTACCGCTGCCGCGCCTGAGCCGGAGGCTGCCGCGGCGACGGCACCTCCCGCGCGGCTGTTGGAGGCAATGCCGGCGTCGCCGGAGCCGATGAGGCCGAtccgcggcggcgcggcggctggTGCTGCCGACCAGTACGTGTTCTCGCCCAAGGCGCCCAGCTGCTCGAGCCGGTGGCGCGAGCTGCTCGGGCTCAAGAGGGCGGCCGCGGCGCAGAGCCCCAAGTCGACGCCCTCGCAGTCGCAGTCGCCGTCGCCAGCGGCCGCATTGGCAAAGACCCCCGGgagaacgacggcgacgacgggctcgtcGGCGGCGAGGTCGCTCAAGTTCCTCCTGCAGCGGAGCAACGGCGGGCGGGCGTCCACGGGCACGGCCTCGGACCTCGCGTCGGCGCCGCTCCTCCGCGACAGCTCCGACTCGGAGGCCTCGCTCTCGCTCGCCTCCTCCCGCTTCTCGcactcgtcctcctcgtcctcctccggcCACGACCACGACGACGTCAACCCGCGCTTCTCCCTCGACTCCGCCGCCGACCCAAACCCACCACGCCTCCGCCTGGTCCGCTCCTCCCACCGCCACTCCACCTCCAGCCGCGCGGCCCACAGCCCGGCGCGCCGCCGGCCGTCGCCGCCCAGGCAGCAGGACGCGTCCAGATGCCTCTCCGTGGACTCCCCGCGCATGAACTCCTCGGGCAAGATCGTGTTCCAGCAGGGCCTGGAGCGCAGCTGCAGCTCCCCGTGCAGCCTCCACGCCGCGGCGAGGTCGCGGTCCATGGCCCGCGCCGTCGACCGGTCCTACTCGTCCGGCGTGCGCGTGGCGCCCGTGGTGCTCAACGTTCCGGTCTGCTCGCGGCCGGTGTTCGGGTTCTTCAAGGACAAGAAGGAGTCGGCGGCCAGCAAGGACTCGTCGTCATCAGCTCGGTCGTCGTCCCGGGCGTCAACCCTTGGCCGGAAGCAGACGCCGACGCCGACGGCGGCGCAGCGGTGGAGCGGCGAGCTGCCGAGGCCGTGCGGGTGA
- the LOC123411556 gene encoding BTB/POZ domain-containing protein At1g04390 codes for MRPAAGKEKGRRKGGGAGAGAGEHLLTDRVLSLRARLHDALSLGLARSDGHGAKKWQSTDAGIQSHAIKAVTAFLGCLSTEMLRLPPIKESISDILVLLEGVLQTKNVSVLIQAADVSSKLVSSIGNSIRQYSILEIVSPLSCQLSAHQLPTAISCARAINCILNSLVTARGSTHAEILETLERTNAVASIVSALQSYTLDVHPLSYLTEMISLLRTILWTWPSSRYHVWSNGDLMGKLAHYCLATETTVVAKVLRLYAALALCGHGATILLKNEVLMAKICELVGTSHPTSTRIEAFKLCHVLLRSSKGCSQLMTSRCQPIVEGIIDAMRAKDDKLLVTEGCRTALVVLRYAGNHHQCFWSNAIDKVLYTILTGRCLSSHQSDQVLCDDELFDMVSKNFMDIHPYVWDILGYLVVHCTDKHHPVRKGKGHSLHALISCACLLATDVMRKSSPMKLSKDVQEPALRAVLMMLLSPNGYIQYEASFKLSEGLPYLGDGYLNVLLSSLESNATRSVATSFDSFKIMTNLMNLACLVLSRPYHNLLNKRNPIDVLSTIIKESLHNHIHITRSKVTSHLHFCFDGSSCCCYLGEEWEGENIVLFYGLVVLFNLMRSTTLVCVQCKRKLDVGNLCHDCRDQYTEDFLIVLQHALSQSLSSGPKLYIAHILSLFGLCGSPSKLGGKMTSALDNNDLADLELLLSDGESLNAHTAIISARCPKLLPSVKYLLGSDEKVKDEWGKSVYRVQMSDRVDSRALKKILEYTYTGFLMVGDDVVKPVRTLAKYCHLKPLAEMLQKEQPRWNSDYARYDLSAALGPVEHSFSDIILEARSNEEMNCHHGSCQLSTPHVHSHKIVLTMSCDYLRALFRSGMHESFSDVIRVPLGWQALDKLAHWFYSGELPKAAVDCRWNNLGSDEQRAHLNAYAELSSLSEFWFLEGVKEESLVAASSLLESSTSAAAVGFVAFAASLGQWEMVDAGVRSVAHLYPRLRDSGGLERLDDELLNMLRTEYVRYSQHGGRQR; via the exons ATGCGCCCCGCGGCCGGGAAGGAGAAGGGCAGGAGGAagggcggcggcgccggcgccggcgccggggaGCATCTCCTCACCGACCGCGTCCTCTCCCTCCGCGCACGCCTGCACGACGCCCTCTCCCTCGGCCTCGCCAG GTCTGATGGCCACGGTGCAAAAAAATGGCAGTCTACTGATGCTGGAATTCAGTCTCACGCGATCAAAGCAGTGACTGCTTTTCTCGGTTGTTTGTCAACTGAAATGCTGCGGCTTCCTCCTATAAAG GAGTCAATTTCGGATATTCTCGTACTCTTGGAAGGTGTTCTTCAGACAAAGAACGTTTCAGTTCTGATCCAAGCAGCAGATGTGAGCTCAAAGTTAGTTTCCAGCATAGGCAATTCGATTCGGCAATACTCAATTTTGGAGATTGTTTCGCCCCTCTCATGCCAGTTGTCGGCACACCAGTTACCTACGGCTATCTCATGTGCAAGGGCAATAAACTGCATATTGAATAGCCTAGTGACAGCGAGAGGTTCAACTCATGCAGAAATTTTGGAAACCTTGGAGAGAACCAATGCAGTTGCTAGTATTGTTTCAGCTCTGCAGAGTTACACTCTTGATGTCCATCCACTGAGTTATCTGACCGAGATGATATCACTGCTAAGAACCATACTGTGGACTTGGCCTTCCTCAAGATACCATGTATGGAGTAACGGCGACCTGATGGGGAAGTTAGCACATTACTGTCTTGCCACTGAAACAACGGTTGTAGCTAAAGTTCTGAGGCTGTATGCTGCTTTAG CTTTATGTGGCCATGGAGCTACGATCCTTCTCAAGAATGAAGTCTTAATGGCTAAGATTTGTGAGCTTGTGGGGACGTCCCATCCGACTAGTACTAGGATTGAAGCGTTCAAACTctgccatgttcttttg agatcttcgaagggctgTAGTCAGTTAATGACTTCACGTTGCCAGCCTATTGTTGAAGGCATAATCGATGCAATGCGTGCAAAGGATGATAAATTGTTAGTAACAGAGGGGTGTCGTACTGCACTGGTGGTCCTCCGTTATGCTGGGAATCATCATCAATGCTTTTGGTCTAATGCCATTGATAAAGTATTATATACCATTCTTACGGGCCGCTGCCTCTCCTCGCATCAAAGTGATCAAGTTTTGTGCGATGATGAGCTATTTGATATGGTTTCCAAAAACTTCATGGATATACATCCATACGTCTGGGATATACTTGGATATCTAGTGGTGCATTGCACTGACAAGCACCATCCTGTAAGGAAAGGGAAAGGTCATAGCTTGCACGCACTGATATCTTGTGCTTG CTTGCTGGCCACAGATGTTATGCGCAAAAGCAGCCCCATGAAATTGTCCAAAGATGTGCAGGAGCCGGCTTTGAGAGCAGTTCTGATGATGCTTCTCTCTCCCAATGGATATATTCAGTATGAGGCAAGTTTTAAACTTTCAGAAGGTCTTCCGTATTTGGGTGATGGCTATTTGAACGTTCTATTGTCATCATTAGAATCAAATGCTACGAGAAGTGTTGCCACATCTTTTGACAGTTTCAAAATTATGACCAACCTCATGAACCTAGCATGTTTGGTGCTGTCACGACCTTACCATAATCTCCTGAACAAGAGGAATCCTATAGATGTGTTGTCCACCATTATCAAGGAATCTCTCCACAATCATATACATATTACGAGGTCAAAAGTCACTTCCCAtctgcatttttgttttgatggAAGTTCATGCTGTTGCTATCTCGGTGAAGAGTGGGAGGGTGAAAACATAGTTTTATTCTACGGTCTTGTTGTGCTGTTTAATCTTATGAGGAGCACTACTTTAGTTTGTGTTCAGTGTAAGAGGAAGTTGGATGTTGGAAATCTGTGCCATGACTGCAGAGATCAATATACAGAAGATTTTCTTATAGTTCTTCAACATGCTCTAAGTCAAAGCTTGAGTTCTGGACCGAAGCTCTATATTGCACACATCCTGAGTTTGTTTGGCCTCTGTGGTTCTCCAAGCAAGTTGGGCGGGAAGATGACTAGTGCATTAGATAATAACGATCTAGCTGATCTGGAACTTTTGCTTTCAGATGGTGAATCTCTAAATGCTCACACAGCCATCATATCAGCGAGGTGTCCTAAGCTGTTGCCATCTGTAAAATATCTACTTGGCAGCGATGAAAAAGTTAAAGATGAATGGGGAAAATCAGTGTACCGAGTTCAGATGTCTGATCGTGTAGATAGTCGCGCCTTGAAGAAGATTTTGGAGTACACATATACTGGTTTTCTGATGGTAGGCGATGACGTTGTTAAACCAGTAAGGACACTTGCGAAGTATTGTCACCTGAAACCATTGGCAGAAATGCTTCAGAAAGAGCAACCCAGATGGAACTCCGATTATGCCAGATATGATCTTAGTGCTGCACTTGGACCTGTTGAGCATTCATTCTC GGATATAATTTTGGAGGCTAGGTCAAATGAGGAAATGAATTGTCACCATGGGTCGTGCCAATTGTCAACCCCGCACGTTCATAGCCATAAAATCGTGCTGACCATGAGCTGCGATTACCTCCGGGCATTATTTCGATCCGGGATGCATGAGAG CTTCTCCGACGTTATCAGGGTTCCGCTCGGGTGGCAAGCGCTGGACAAGCTGGCTCACTGGTTCTACTCGGGCGAGCTGCCGAAAGCCGCCGTCGACTGCCGATGGAACAACCTGGGCAGCGACGAGCAGCGCGCCCACCTGAACGCCTACGCGGAGCTGTCGTCCCTGTCCGAGTTCTGGTTCCTGGAGGGGGTGAAGGAGGAGAGCCTCGTCGCGGCGTCGTCCCTCCTGGAGTCGAGCACGAGCGCCGCCGCGGTCGGGTTCGTCGCCTTCGCGGCCAGCCTGGGCCAGTGGGAGATGGTGGACGCCGGCGTCCGGAGCGTGGCGCACCTGTACCCCCGGCTCCGGGACTCCGGCGGGCTGGAGCGGCTCGACGACGAGCTGCTCAACATGCTGCGCACCGAGTACGTCCGCTACTCGCAGCACGGAGGCAGGCAGAGGTGA